The following proteins are encoded in a genomic region of Magnolia sinica isolate HGM2019 chromosome 1, MsV1, whole genome shotgun sequence:
- the LOC131251799 gene encoding uncharacterized protein LOC131251799, which yields MQAWVRGLKLNWKKNGVTIMCDGWTRPTNLSIINFMLYCRGQPVFLKSIDASGRIKDHEYIYALLKGVIRDVGSQNVVQVVTDNGSAFVKAGKKLMKKFNLYWTPCAAHCINLMLEEIGMRDFVKKTIQDARRVTKFIYNHSWLLVAMRECCGGDIVRPGAIQFTVNFIALDSLYRHRVGLRNLFRSKKYMEWNQRKTEGAKTRSKIVLSDSFWDKVHNVVSFLHLMYKVL from the coding sequence ATGCAGGCTTGGGTACGTGGACTCAAGCTGAACTGGAAGAAGAACGGGgtgacaatcatgtgtgatgggtggacAAGACCCACGAAtttgtccattatcaatttcatgtTGTATTGTAGAGGACAACcggttttcctcaaatccattgatgcatcGGGTAGAATAAAAGATCACGAATACATATATGCTCTCCTAAAAGGAGTGATTAGAGATGTTGGGTCCCagaatgttgtccaagttgtgacggacaatggcagtgcattcgttaaggcggggaagaaattgatgaagaagttcaatctctattggaCTCCATGTGCGGCACACTGCATTAATTTAATGCTCGAGGAGATAGGGATGAGGGATTTTGTCAAGAAGACTATCCAGGATGCGAGGAGAGTGACAAAAtttatatacaatcactcatggttgttggTTGCAATGCGTGAGTGTTGTGGAGGGGACATCGTTAGACCAGGCGCGATACAGTTCACCGTGAACTTCATTGCACTCGATAGCTTATACAGGCACCGCGTGGGTCTGAGAAATTTGTtcagatctaagaaatacatggaGTGGAATCAGAGGAAGACTGAGGGTGCAAAGACCCGTTCGAAGATAGTGCTTTCCGATTCCTTCTGGGATAAAGTTCATAACGTCGTTTCCTTCCTGCATCTGATGTACAAGGTCCTATGA